The Aspergillus nidulans FGSC A4 chromosome VIII genome contains the following window.
TTTCTCAAATTTCTTGTAGTCACTCTGACCCTTAACGTCGGAATTAGCCGCAAGCATGACGTATTTGTAATTGCCATTGATGTTCTCCTGCCACATGGCTAGCCAGGTGCCTTCCTGGTCATGCTTCACCTCTTTCCACTTGTGGCCTTCGGGTGGAGGGGGAACGCGCGCCTCTTTGCCGATGTTTATGGTGATCTGCTCGGGCTGAACTCGAGCCTTTACGCGACCTGTCTTAGGGTGCTCACCACGACCGCGGAAAAGGGAAGGAGGCTCGACTCGGAAGTTGCCGACTTTTTGTTTGCGACCATCCCACATGCAGTACATGTAGGGAGCCTCCTGTGCATCCTTCTCGGCCTTCAGACGTTTCTTCTCAGCGGGTGGCAGCGCCTTTTTCTCCTGACGTTGTGCATCGTAGTATTGGAAGATTGGCTGGAAATCGCATTTCGAGAACTCCTTGATATCGACCTTGTTACCCTTCTGATCTTTCGCGCCACCAGTCTTTTTGAGGATTTCCTTAAAATCTGCAAAGAAGTTCTTCTGAAACGTGGGGTTTTCAGTATGCTGAGTCGAGTTTAACATACTGCCAAAAAAGCCGGccacttcttctgcttcagggTGAAGGTCGACAGGAATGCCGTCATATTTCATTTTGACGTGTTTGGGAAGCGGTTCATACGGGGGCGGGAAAACTACGCCGTTGTGCTCAAGAGTGGTCCATTTGATTGTTCCATCGCCCTTGGTTGGATCCTCCCACCACCTGtattcttcttcctctggctcttcagcttcttcgctttcctccttcttcaatgCCGTAGCCTTCgcgttcttctttgctggGGTTGACTGCGCTGACTTTGGCTCGGCCTTTACTTGCTTCAGGGTTTGCTTAGCAGAGGCAGGTTCTTTCTTCACTCCATTCGCTTGCTTTTTTCCAGAAGCCGCTGACTTGGTGGCCTGTGCAGATGGATCCGCGTCCTTTTCTCCCTTGACTTgaattttctttttttcggCAGCTAATTTCCTTTCAATTGGAACATCAGAGTCGGATTCTTCGCCGATTGCTGTTTCCGAAGCCTTGGGAAGCTTCCGCCCATTAAGTGCAAGTGGTACATCGTCGTCAGTCTCCGGATCCTCGTGTTTCACCGAAGTGCGTCGACGCTTGCTCTGCCGGGGGAGTCAGCCGTTGAAGCAAACAACGATGGCAAGAATGCCGTAGTGATCTGGGTGGTGGGTGGCCGTACCAGAGGTTCGTCCTCCTCACTGCTTTCGGGCTCCGCGTATGATTGCGCCTGATTGGCACTTGATCGCGCCTTCCTCTTGCTCGCACTGGCGCCGTTCGCATCATTCATTTCAACGTCCTCATCTTTCTGCACCGGCCCAAATCTGATAGAGACACCGGGATCGACGTGACCGTTGGTGTCCGCTGCGCCGTTCACCTTCACGTCCGATTGACCACCTTTATCCGGAAGATATATTAATTAAGATTGAATCGACGAAGTAAAAAACCGAGTAAAATATCAAGGAAAGCCGGGAAAAGAGGCAAGCGCATCAGAtttgacaagaacaagccgCGACTTACCAGAGGATCTACCGTTCATTTTGACGAGTGGGGTATCATCATCTGAAGAGCTCATGGTTCTAGTAAACCGACAGACAGTACTATATCGGGAAGCGATGGGTGAGGGTAAACGGGTTCTGGACGCAGCGAGATAGCGATCTAATCTGTAGAGCGACGCTGGCGCTCGAACAACTTGACGAAGAATGAAGTCAATAATGAATCGACCAATGAAAAGGGAGGAATGCTTGAAGTAAGAGAAGTGAAAGAGAGCGAAAAAGGtaaaaaagagagagagattgGGTGCGCCGGGATaagaggaggcagagaatgAGGCGCACACGAGTGTCAAGTGAATCGAGGTGAGAggtagagaggaggaaaggaaacgaaTGGAAAGCGAGGCGTTCTTTACAGGCTATTGGGGCCTGAGGCGATCCGGGCCTCACCCTGTTTCTCCGTGACCATTCAGCCACTCTGATTGCAGCAAAATGGTCGCCTAAATTCTCAGGTTATAAAGACATGAGCCTTGGCCGGTAATCCGGGTGACGGTCACGGGACTGCGTCAGTGGTCCTTCTCGCCAACCTAGATAGCTTCCTAACTAGGACTAGTCTTCCGGGTGTCGGAAGAACAGAAACAGGAGTTGAATTCGTCCACTTCCCATCATCTACTGTTGACCACCTCCGCCGGCGATTGAACCCCGTGGTGAtaccatcctcgccgtcttGTCGTTCTATCACCGGAGATACCTTTCTCTTAGTCACACGGTCCATTATCGCTATGCTTACCCGCGCTGTTCGTCCGGCTGTCCGGGCTGGTGCCGCTGCGGTCACCCGGTAAGTTCTCTTCCGGCAGTCAACCTCCCCGCAGAACCCACGATCGTTTGCGATGAAGCGATAGGAATCGCTTGATAGCAGATACTCCGAGGTCTGGCGACGGTTACTGATGTTGTTGAAGCACTGCGCCTCCCAATGCCGCCAACTTCGCGACCCTGCGTGAAATCGAAGGCCGTCTCAAGtccatcaagaacatcaagaagatcaCCAATACCATGAAGGTCATTGCCTCTACCCGTTTGACCCGCGCCCAGAAGGCCATGGACGACTCCCGTGCCTACGGTCAGACCTCCAACACCCTCTTCGAACAGGCTGAGACCAAGGCCcttgaggacaagaagacCCTGCTCGTGGTTGCTAGCTCCGACAAGGGTCTCTGCGGTGGTATTCACTCCGGTCTTAGCAAGGCCGCTCGCCGCGCTCTCGAGGCCAACCCCAACTCTGACCTTGTGGTTCTcggcgagaaggccaaggcCCAACTTTCTCGTACCAACCCCAACGCCATCGTCCTCAGCTTTGCCAACGTCTGCAAGGATATCCCCACCTTCGCTGACGCCCAGGCTGTTGCCGACCAAATTGCTCTGCTCCCTACCGACTATGCCAGCGTTAAGGTCATCTACAACAAGTTCGTCAACGCTCAGAGCTACGAGCCCGATACTGTCGAGGCTTACTCTGAGGAGGCCATCACTCAGTCCCGTTAGTTCCGGTTTCCATTCCAGAAGCTCTTCAGTACTGATTGTTGTAGCCAACTTCTCTGCGTAcgaggctgatgaggaaACACTCTCCAACCTCCGCGAGTACGCTCTTGCTAACAGCCTGTTCTGGGCTATGGCTGAAGGCCACGCCTGTGAAATCTCGGTAAGTTTGTGTTTACGATACGTTTAGCCAATAATACTAATTCAATAACAGGCTCGTCGCAATGCTATGGAGGCAAGTATTCTCGAAGAACGTGTGGTGGAGATATAATTAAACTAACCCTTTTCCAGAACGCCTCCAAGAACGCTGGTGAAATGATTGACAAGTGAGTATCAGCAAAATTCTGCGGCCGTAACAGTGTTCTAATTCCATTGCAGGTTCCAGATTCTGTACAACCGTCAGCGTCAAGCCGCCATTACCGGTGAATTGGTCGAGATTATCACCGGTGCCGCCGCCAGCGCTGAATAGATGCTGTTATGATATCTCTTGGGAGGCAGTCACCTTATGTAGACTAACTCTCACGTACCTAGATTCTCACCAACCTGTAAAATCTATCTCTCTACATTTCATTTGTACCATGACTTGTGTTTGTCCTCAAAAATAGCTGCAACTGCATGATCTAAACTCAGCCCTTTCACTATTAACCTCTCGCATGAGCTCTGTAATATAGTCGTCCTAGCTGTCTACATATTTGCGGATTTAACAATACTCCGCCTTAAAAAGGTCTCAACTGTCTGGAAATCACTCGGTTATTCTTTACTCCCTAGGATGAAATTGGCATGTCATCAAACAGCCACTCACACCTTCCTTGAATCCCACTGAAGTGAACCCTGCTCTCCTCACTTTCCTGGCATGACCTTATGGGGCAACACTCACAACAATTCCATTTGACCAGCCCGCGCTTCTCTCCCATATTTGCTTTATAACACCCACCGAACTCCTGACAATGGCGAGCTCGTCAAGACTACGAATGATGAACTGCTACGACATTCTGGAGATACCACCAGATGCATCTTTGAAGGACATCAACAGTGCCTACAAGAGACTCGCTTTGAAGCACCATCCGGACAAAACAAAAGGTGATGACGCCGCTATCAAGTTCCAGAAGGTAACCACCAGTCTCCATCTTCGGTTCCTCCTTCTATTCTGCAAAGCGAAAATGAAGAATAACCACATGCCAACAGATCACCGAAGCCGTCGAGATTCTCCGGAAC
Protein-coding sequences here:
- a CDS encoding DNA topoisomerase 1 (transcript_id=CADANIAT00002471), encoding MSSSDDDTPLVKMNGRSSGGQSDVKVNGAADTNGHVDPGVSIRFGPVQKDEDVEMNDANGASASKRKARSSANQAQSYAEPESSEEDEPLSKRRRTSVKHEDPETDDDVPLALNGRKLPKASETAIGEESDSDVPIERKLAAEKKKIQVKGEKDADPSAQATKSAASGKKQANGVKKEPASAKQTLKQVKAEPKSAQSTPAKKNAKATALKKEESEEAEEPEEEEYRWWEDPTKGDGTIKWTTLEHNGVVFPPPYEPLPKHVKMKYDGIPVDLHPEAEEVAGFFGSMLNSTQHTENPTFQKNFFADFKEILKKTGGAKDQKGNKVDIKEFSKCDFQPIFQYYDAQRQEKKALPPAEKKRLKAEKDAQEAPYMYCMWDGRKQKVGNFRVEPPSLFRGRGEHPKTGRVKARVQPEQITINIGKEARVPPPPEGHKWKEVKHDQEGTWLAMWQENINGNYKYVMLAANSDVKGQSDYKKFEKARELKKHIARIRKDYQKNLKHELMVERQKATAVYLIDQFALRAGNEKGEDEAETVGCCSLKYENVTLKPPNKVIFDFLGKDSIRFYDEVEVDPQVFKNLKIFKKPPKKEGDEIFDRLTTSALNKHLSQYMPGLTAKVFRTYNASHTMSELLKSMHATGNNAEKVKAYNDANRKVAILCNHKRTVGAAHAHQMEKMSERIKGQRYQKWRLKQMMLDLDPSLKKKKGAQFFELDEDIDKEWIKEHQAFLIEEQAQKIKKKFEKDNEKLLAEGEKEMKASELETRLEAVKELEKKFNKENKTGKVEAEGRSPTVEKLEASITKLQQRIENMELQAQDKEDNKEVALGTSKINYIDPRLTVVFSKKFKVPIEKFFSKSLREKFEWAIKSVDENWEF
- a CDS encoding F1F0 ATP synthase subunit gamma (transcript_id=CADANIAT00002472), giving the protein MLTRAVRPAVRAGAAAVTRTAPPNAANFATLREIEGRLKSIKNIKKITNTMKVIASTRLTRAQKAMDDSRAYGQTSNTLFEQAETKALEDKKTLLVVASSDKGLCGGIHSGLSKAARRALEANPNSDLVVLGEKAKAQLSRTNPNAIVLSFANVCKDIPTFADAQAVADQIALLPTDYASVKVIYNKFVNAQSYEPDTVEAYSEEAITQSPNFSAYEADEETLSNLREYALANSLFWAMAEGHACEISARRNAMENASKNAGEMIDKFQILYNRQRQAAITGELVEIITGAAASAE